DNA from Tripterygium wilfordii isolate XIE 37 chromosome 4, ASM1340144v1, whole genome shotgun sequence:
TGCATTTTACATGATTTAGGTCCCTAATTTCTCTTTCTCACATTTTAGGTaggttaaaaatattttttttcatcatgTCTTGTATCTAACTTGTTATGTAACTCAGTATATGGTTTATGACGTGTCTCTCGTATAATCTCCTTAACTTCTTTTCCAGCTACATTGAACGTTTCATAACTATGCTCGTCCCTACTATTATATAACTTCCTATAATATTCTCTCTTAATTCTAATTGTTTTTCTAACATTTTCATTCAACCATCATTTTTTTAGCTTTAGGTGTAGGGCCTTTTGACACACCAAGTACCTCATCGCTACTTGTTTGACACCAGCCGTCATTTCTCCCCACATGAAGTTTGTTCCCCCAACTAAACCTCAGTTtgcatttttaaataatttctcTCTAAAATCTACATGCTTGTCCCCTTTTAGATTCCACCAACTAATTTTATACTCTCGTACCACTCTACTTCTTCTAGGCCATTACTTAAGGCATATGTCCACCACTATCATTATATGTTGTGTGGTTAGAATCTCCCCCGGAATCATTTTACAATCCTTACAAAGTCTTCTATTTATCTTTCGAGTGAGAACGAAATCTATCTAATTAGAGTTATGCCCACTCCTAAAGATAATTAAATGTGATGATTTAAGTGTCAACCAAAAATGTGAATAACACAAATTGACTAAAGTGCCAAAATATTCAGTAAATCCTAGATATTAAATTAATAGTGTagattttgtaataattcaaaacctTACAAACGATTTCTAACGTACCTGATCTCCCTCCACCAACTTGGACCACTCCTTTTTGGAGATAAGTTCATGTGCTTTCGCATATGACAAGTTAATACGATAGTTTAGATCACCCAACCAGATTATCCTCCTGTATAAATAATGAAGTCATTTGGTAAAGCACTTCTTCTAAGGTGGTAGATCCAATCCACAAAAACCagtgagattaaaaaaaaccaaatagaTCTGTGTTTTTAcattaaatttaattcatatagAACACCATGTGCCAAGCCGCACCTCCTATTTTAATTTACTATATTTGGATTTCCTTCATCATGATAAAGGCAAAATGCCACCATACACGGATTACCCAGGAATTCAGAGTTGATGTGATCTGCATATGTGCAAACCATTTTCATATGAGATATTGAGATGTCCACCATTTTAGtgataaaaacaaaacataaatccaCATGATTCTCGTTCTTTTGCATGATTTGAATATACTTGGATTCAAATGAGGACGTAGAAAGGAACAACTAATAATTTATCCTAAAAGCAAGCACCACTTAACACACAGAACAATGCACAGAAAAAACCTAGTTCTTACTTGACATTCCAAATTTTCATGTACCATATATTCAAGAATGAATTTATCAACATTCATAGATGTCATCATCCAGAAATTGTTGATGCAGCTCATGGATAGAAAGCACTGCAAGTTTTAAAAGTAACATAACAGTATATGACCATCTACACAATAACCTGACAAAATGAACATCTGTCCATTTATGACTAAAGACTTCAACTTAATGTTCCTAATTATCAGTTCTAGAGACTAACCCCAACATATGATACTTTGGGTTAACATCCCAAGTACACATGCTTGGATCTATAGCCACAgacgaaaaaacaaaaaaagagtgCATCTTCATTAAATGAGAGTTCTTGTCATGCATCTTAATCAACAACAACCACAGAGACCAGGAAGTTTGTTGTTTTCCTCTTTAGTCTCTAATGCATAACGAAATACAGAGAACCTCAACATccgttaaaaaataatagaaactGATAAATGTAGtattcaaaaaattttaacttCAAGAATTTTGAGTGCAAGAATAGCAGGAAGAAATCAGTTCTTTATGTTAAAACGATGGGCTGTACTCACTCATGATCATGAATACTTTTGGGCAGGCCAATGCTGAAGAGTGGACGGAATTGAGTTCTTCTATGTATTTCATGCACATCGGCATTTCTCTTCAGTTGATCTCCATCTTTTTCACCTGATGTCAGGTGAGTACATACAAAGCAAAATAGTGTCTGATATATGGACATGCTGACAGACACTGATCCCTGGAAGATTGAAGAACTGTTATGCTATGTGAAGAACTCCAGTATAGTAACAACATATTAAAGTGTTCATAATGGATTTGGAAACGGAAACAAGCATAAATGTTTGAACAAGGCCCTCTCAAATAAACTACTCCCATGCACTGGAGAGGGATACATGCAAAGCAtcctcaaaatttcacatcaaTGATCCTTTTCAACCGCTGCATGTGTAAGTCTTACTCCTTTTGGTTCCCCTTATAACCACCTGTTTGTCTAGCAACCCTTACTCCGCTCAAAcgaaaagaaaatcaacttcTTTATTATACCAACATCAAGATATTAATGAAAATTTCAAGTTGATTAGGATGGAAGTAGTCtcacaaaaaacaagaagaaattcacATCCATGCAAACAAATATATTTCCAATTTCTACAGCACACGTTactaattaaaataaaaggtaaacaactcctacCTACAAGACTCCCATAGTGGAGGCAACGTTAGGCAAGGGCAGGGCCTAGTGACCAGAATGTGAACCTGTGATTCCTAGGATGCAGTGGAGTAACTTTACTCATGGAAATTAATAATATGAAGGAGCCAAAAAAACACTCCATTTAGTCTGTTACAATATCTATTTTAGTAAAGGGCGATGAAAAGATTTCATAATACAAATGTACATATTGCTTGCAAACAATtcaataaaacctcaaaaatCCTAGGAGTAAATGGAGACAATTACATTTTCAAAACATGTATTCTTCTAAATGAAAACAAGAAGTGGTTTATGAGGAACACACTAAAGTTGCACTCTTACACACAAAAGTGGAACGCAAGTTAGTTTAGAAAACAAACCTTGTTCCCAATGTAGCCCAtaacaccaacaccaacagtGGACACTCTTAGGTTCTGAATGTGCCTGCGCAAGCTCCTTCGAACCCATACAGTGAGAAAAATCCCAACCATCTGCTTACTTACCATCCTTACATATGGAGACCTTCTTTTCCGATTAATGAGAGATTCAAGGTCGAGTTCTGCTAGTAAAGCTATTCCAGGCGACATCTCATTTGTGAATGATTTAAAAGAACTATATCTGTTGAACGACTTGGATACCTTGAAAGATTTAACAGATTTGAAGGTACTTGTCCTCTCTAAAACATGCTGAGATAACAAGTCTCGGGGAGGCTCTGACCAGATCAAACCAATCCTTTCAGAGTTGCTTAACATTTTAGTTaatttccaaattttcttgGCGGCTGGCACTTCTACGTTATTTGTAGAATCTTCTATTCGGAGGCAATTCAATCTATCTAGTTCCTTTGGAGAAGAAAGCTGCAACTGCAAATCCTGTTCTACTGGCATATCTAATTTCTCACTCTCAATGCAGTCTAGTTCGAAATTCTTGAagttgttttcaccattgattggACCAGCCTTGACTTCATCATAATTGTTGGAGTCATCATCTAAGGGACAAACTTCCTCACCAATGTCACTATCACTCTCAAGAAATATTTGTTCTTCTATATCTGGAATATCTTCAGATGGCTTAAACTTTGAGGGGGATGGGGGATCACTAAAACATTTGACCTTCATTGATGAAGGTCGAATTCGATTTAGTGTTTCACGAATGATGTTTTCCCACTTTGCAACAGGACGGTTATCTTCTGCTCCAAATACATTCCCAGCATTTAGTGGTACAATTTCCTGTATACTACAAACATGAAATAAATATCATAATTCTGGATAGGACATAGAAAAAAACTGAAAGAGGCTAACAAAACATAGGAGAATGTGTCATACTTACAAATAAACAGAAAGAGAATACAGAATGACATGtaaaagtaatataaagattTCAAGGAGATATAAGAGCTTAAAATAACTAGTGaagaatcaggaaaaaaaattattctgaTAAAAATTGGACCGAAGGGctgcatgtttttcttttaaatttcaaattgatAGCTAGCGAGGGTAAGAGCACAACATTGGGAATTGCTTACCCAAGCAAATAAATGTCAGCGGGTTCGTTGATGTTGATCCAATCATCAATGCCTAGGTCATCAGGTGGAACTTGTCCTCCGACATTCCATGTGCCAACACgaattctaaaaaaatttagaagttTTCATATGAGAAAGAATGTTTAAAAAACTTGAAACTGACAAAACAGAATTCCTTGGAATGTTCAAAAACAAagcagccatagattagtgacTTAATTTAACGTTCTCAAGATAGAGGGAATTTTACCTGAGTTCCTTCGTATTTATATACTGTGCCCTAAAAGTTTCAGAAGTCCGTCTTCTTATCTTTGGAGGACCATCTATGTCGACAAAAACCAAAGCATTATGCAAAGGAAATAACAAAAAGAATATGCTGAAACACTTGACAAGATTTAAAGTAGCCAAAAATCAGATAAATCCTCTGCAAATCAACAAAGATGCAGAGCAACCATACCATaccatttagagtgtgttttaGAATGTCTTcagattgagagatttggggaaggaaagaaaagggaggggaatatttttctttctcatcaaTTGAAAGAAAGTGGTTTAATTTTCtaattattcttaattttttatgtttaagtattaCATACAAggataaaataagtttttaataacataattaaaatcATCCTTCCCTTCAATGACTTCATTTTAGAGAGGaataattttaacaaaaatttaatgaaatcttccttccaaatcccctcaaatccctccgtttaattttttataaattaccCAAACAATGAACTTGAATGgtaactctatttcccttctcttccctcattccaaatccctcaatccaaacacattcttaGAGACCACGTACATAACTCATTTTAGAATGCATAAAAGAGACAATAGGTTAAAGATGTTACCATTATGAGGACCGAAGTAGGATAACCTTATGCTTTTCTAATGCAGCGGTCCAAGAGTTTCCTAATTAACAGAGTGAACAatgctttctttcttcattataTCCGCAAGAAACTGTTCTATGATGAATTCCATTGTGAGTTTTCAACGGTTACATAACCAGCAAAACAAACTGATGGTAAATCCATTCAACTTTAACAGGGAACTaattaaatcaaaaaatttgTATGGAGATCTAAGGTAGTCCTGGCTCTTTTTTCGGTATCACAAAATAGAAGGCCCCAAAGCTGCCTTTCCTACCAATGTATTTGAGAATATCTTTTTCATAATGAGTATGCTGATTCGCAAATTGAATCCATTTATGTGAGAGAAAATTCATGGTAAACATACGTCAAGAATCATATAACACAAGATGTCCTTATGTTAGAAGCAAAATTGCAAAATTAATAAGGCTCAAAATTGCAAAACTTCTTCCATCAAATTCAAGTTATTCAACTATCTGAATATTTCAGCAATGCAGCAGAGACATGTTACCATTAAAATCACCCTTAGCAGTCTGCAAATTCCGCTCCCATTTATCATGCACTGTGAAGAAAAAGACGGAAGAAAACCTCCAACTCAGGTTTGAGAGtgagaaaatttttaaaagccCCTTTAAGGCAGTGAAAAATCACCAAAATTGGAGTTGTTGGGGGTAGTACTAGTTGATGCCAGGGGGCGTTAGCTTTACCTTTGTCATCTTCAGAGTCGGAATCGTGATCGTTGGTGTCGGCGCTGTAATCAGAATCTTTGGCGTTGATGTTGAGCCACTTGCGCATCACCACACGAGCCCGTAAAAGCTGTAGGCACCACCAAACCAAACAGAAGTTTTCAGCGCAATTTCTCTGCAAGTCCTCGGAAATGAATTACACGCACAAAAGAAGCAACAATAATAAGAAGAGATCAGAGAATGTACCTCCGATTGCCGCTTTGAGCGAGACTCCATTTCTCTGTAGACCTAGTACGCTATACTAACTAGCTAATAATCACAcaacaaatgaagaagaagaagaagaagaagaatgaatgaAACGAAGCTACGCTTTCTCTGGATTGGGCAGTTGATAAACGACAGTGCAGATCATAACGGTATGAAAGAATCAAAAAGAATGATCAGCATCAACTACTACTGCTAATCTATATCAATCAATACatactatgtatatatatacatatatacatatatatacattctaTATACATTCTATATTCTATATCTATCTATCCATCCATATACACTAATATATAATAGCGGAAACCTCCACTGGGAAATGGTGAGATTTAGTGCTGCCACGTCAGCCTATCACCTTAtcatattaaacaattaaaattacaGACTAtatttactatatttagttcttaataaaaataaataaaaaaaaccttcCCATTCTCTTTCAACGCCTCTTCTACGCGATTCATGGGTGTCAATTAATGTTTTACCCTCTTTTCAGGTAATCAGTTGGGTTTTCATCATAGAGTGAAACACGATCTTGGTTGTTTCTTGACACAATCCCTCTTTCATCTGATTCATGCATCTTCTGGAAGGGATTCCTTGGGCAACGAACAGCCGCATACGAGGGGTTTCTTGGGCGAAACACAGCTAACCTAATAACTAATTTCTTTGGAGACGGAAGGAATTATCTTCTTAACACAAGGCAAGGGCTCGAAATTGCCGGATCGAAAGTGCGGTGTTCCATTTGACCAGGTTCGTGTTCGAATCGTTTCCCTCTCCTTCTGCGTGTTACATCTCCAGATATTTGTTTAATCTGTGAAAGAAACCTCAAAAGGTAGTATGTATTTTGGTCCTCTTCTTTGCTTCTTTGGAAAGTTTCAGGAAAGTACAGCTATAAATTGCTTTCAATTAGAAGAACCATTAAGAAGAAACATCCAGTTAAAAGAAGTTGTAAATAACATGTTCTAAGTTAATCTACACAACACACAAATGTGGTGGACACGCCGTTGGACACCGCAGTTCAAGGTTAGTGTTTgaacttaattttctttaatgttGCTGATAGTTGGTCCAATGTTAGCTTTTTGGGGAATATCTCTgactcaggaaaaaaaaatcacatcgcTCATGCAGTCATGCTACTAAACAAACAGAAGATGAGTTGACGAGGTTAGTGATATCTGATTTACAACCTTTTTTCCAGTCACTTGGGGGCTATTGAGTTAAAAACAATTCGTATTGGTCTAAATGGGTTCCATGGTTTAATTCAGCACCACATTTGTGTGTTATCTAGATTAACTTAGAACATGTTATTTACAACTTCTTTTAAGTGGATGTTTCTTCTTAATGTGGTCCTTTTAATTGAAAGCAATTTATAGCTGTACTTTTGGTTTTTATAGTGAAAAATTCGGTGCTAGACACATCAAAACTTACGGATGTTCTAAACAATTCTCTATATACTATAATTTCAATCCTTTTGCTTAGGATTTAACTGTAGGATATGCTAAATAAAAGCATTGGATGCCCCCAGGAGAGGTCATATCCTTGAACAATTATTTAAATTATGTATGTGGAGGATGTGGATGTAGTAACATTTGACTGGAATTTGCTACGTATCATTGAAGGGTTAGTTAAAAAACAGGGCAAGTTGGTGGGTGCCGTGAACAGTTATGTCATTTCTATTTCCATTTCAGGACAGGAAACAATTACCCACAGAGGAAAATGGACATAAAAGTGGTTGTCGAGGATGATCGAGGGGGAACAAACATCATGGCACCAACGGAGCAGTTACTGTGCCAAACCTTATCTTATAATTAAATTCTCTATTCTTTCTCTGTTGTAATGTCTTCCTGCTTTATTGCAGTTCATGGAACTACACATTCAAGCTACACAAACTACTTTGAGAGGCTAACCAAAGCACAGAACTTCTTTTTCTGGTATTATTGCTAATCTGTTTATGTTGTcatctaattattttttatatacatGTTTTTTATGTCATAGATGTGATGATTTGCTATGTATTTGTATCGAACTAAGAAATACCTCTATAGTGCTGTTGTACTAGACTTaacaacatataatatatatctagATTTTGGTGGTGTACATGAACCCCACTAGGAGGCTCGACAACGTCATTGATGAGTCTTGCTGGAGTGATCTTGAGTTCTGCAAGAACACTATGGTTAATTTTCttgaacattttttatttttttccctgaaaAAAGTTGGCAGTAAGATATGGGTAGGTGATGTAATAATATTAGTTAGACAAGCCCACCCAGTCATTCAACCTGGAAGATAAAT
Protein-coding regions in this window:
- the LOC119995964 gene encoding type IV inositol polyphosphate 5-phosphatase 3-like is translated as MESRSKRQSELLRARVVMRKWLNINAKDSDYSADTNDHDSDSEDDKVHDKWERNLQTAKGDFNDGPPKIRRRTSETFRAQYINTKELRIRVGTWNVGGQVPPDDLGIDDWININEPADIYLLGIQEIVPLNAGNVFGAEDNRPVAKWENIIRETLNRIRPSSMKVKCFSDPPSPSKFKPSEDIPDIEEQIFLESDSDIGEEVCPLDDDSNNYDEVKAGPINGENNFKNFELDCIESEKLDMPVEQDLQLQLSSPKELDRLNCLRIEDSTNNVEVPAAKKIWKLTKMLSNSERIGLIWSEPPRDLLSQHVLERTSTFKSVKSFKVSKSFNRYSSFKSFTNEMSPGIALLAELDLESLINRKRRSPYVRMVSKQMVGIFLTVWVRRSLRRHIQNLRVSTVGVGVMGYIGNKGSVSVSMSIYQTLFCFVCTHLTSGEKDGDQLKRNADVHEIHRRTQFRPLFSIGLPKSIHDHERIIWLGDLNYRINLSYAKAHELISKKEWSKLVEGDQLVRELRKGRAFDGWSEGTLTFPPTYKYELNSENYYKDDPKAGRRTPAWCDRIISYGKGMRLLSYSRTELKLSDHRPVSATYMAEVEVLSPRKLQRALIFTDAELENTKLVADSGC